A single genomic interval of Spinacia oleracea cultivar Varoflay chromosome 6, BTI_SOV_V1, whole genome shotgun sequence harbors:
- the LOC110794866 gene encoding uncharacterized protein, translated as MSAFKAFKAQVPVAWSPNLYITLVRGMPGTRKLHRRTLEALRLGKCNRTVMRWNTPTVRGMIQQVKRLVVVETEEMYKARKENQEKHRALRPPLVVSHLPTPASESS; from the exons ATGAGTGCATTTAAGGCTTTCAAGGCACAGGTTCCTGTTGCATGGAGCCCCAACTTGTATATAACTTTAGTGAGGGGAATGCCGGGAACCAGAAAACTTCACAGACGAACCTTGGAGGCATTACGTCTTGGCAAGTGCAACAGGACTGTGATGAGATGGAACACTCCAACTGTTAGGGGAATGATACAGCAG GTTAAAAGATTGGTGGTTGTTGAGACTGAAGAGATGTACAAGGCCCGAAAGGAAAACCAGGAGAAGCATCGAGCTTTACGTCCTCCACTGGTTGTCAGCCATCTACCTACTCCTGCTAGTGAATCTTCTTAG